One Oikeobacillus pervagus genomic window carries:
- the guaA gene encoding glutamine-hydrolyzing GMP synthase, translated as MENQEIIVVLDFGSQYNQLITRRIREFGVYSELHPHTITVEEIKKMNPKGIIFSGGPNSVYSENAFRCDEAIFDLGIPVLGICYGMQLMTKHFGGKVEAAKQREYGKATIQIEKTSALFKGLSDEQVVWMSHGDLVVEAPEGFTVNATNPSCPIASMSDSSRQLYAVQFHPEVQHSVHGNAMLRNFVFEVCGCEGNWSMENFIEIEMEKIRQTVGDKKVLCALSGGVDSSVVAVLIHKAIGDQLTCIFVDHGLLRKGEAESVVKTFADGFHMNVIKVDAKDRFLSKLEGVSDPEKKRKIIGNEFIYVFDDEANKLEGIDFLAQGTLYTDIIESGTATAQTIKSHHNVGGLPEDMQFELIEPLNTLFKDEVRALGTELGIPDEIVWRQPFPGPGLGIRVLGAISEDKLEIVRESDAILREEVKNAGLERDIWQYFTVLPDIRSVGVMGDARTYDYTIGIRAVTSIDGMTSDWARIPWDVLEKISTRIVNEVSHVNRVVYDITSKPPATIEWE; from the coding sequence ATGGAAAACCAGGAAATCATTGTTGTTTTAGATTTTGGAAGTCAGTATAATCAGTTGATTACCCGTCGTATTCGTGAGTTTGGGGTGTACAGTGAATTACATCCACATACGATTACGGTAGAAGAAATAAAGAAAATGAATCCAAAGGGAATTATTTTTTCTGGTGGGCCAAATAGCGTTTACTCTGAAAATGCATTTCGCTGTGATGAAGCGATTTTTGATCTAGGTATTCCTGTATTAGGGATTTGCTATGGCATGCAGTTAATGACGAAGCATTTCGGTGGGAAAGTAGAAGCGGCAAAACAACGGGAATATGGAAAAGCAACGATTCAAATTGAAAAAACATCTGCGCTTTTTAAAGGATTGTCAGATGAACAAGTTGTTTGGATGAGCCACGGGGATTTAGTTGTGGAAGCGCCTGAAGGCTTTACGGTGAATGCGACGAATCCATCTTGCCCAATCGCGTCCATGAGTGATTCTAGTCGTCAACTTTACGCTGTACAATTTCATCCTGAAGTACAACATTCAGTACACGGAAATGCGATGTTGAGAAACTTTGTCTTTGAAGTTTGTGGTTGTGAAGGCAATTGGTCAATGGAGAATTTTATTGAAATTGAGATGGAGAAAATCCGTCAAACTGTTGGGGACAAGAAAGTTCTCTGTGCTCTTAGTGGTGGGGTTGATTCCTCTGTTGTAGCTGTATTAATCCATAAGGCTATTGGAGATCAATTAACATGTATTTTTGTGGATCACGGATTACTTCGTAAAGGGGAAGCAGAAAGTGTTGTGAAAACTTTTGCTGATGGCTTCCATATGAATGTCATTAAAGTCGACGCGAAAGATCGTTTCCTTTCAAAATTAGAAGGCGTGTCTGACCCAGAGAAAAAACGGAAAATTATCGGAAATGAATTTATTTATGTTTTTGATGATGAAGCAAATAAATTAGAAGGTATCGACTTTTTAGCACAGGGAACATTATATACAGACATTATTGAAAGTGGAACGGCAACTGCCCAAACAATTAAATCCCATCATAATGTCGGGGGATTACCTGAAGATATGCAATTCGAATTGATTGAACCATTAAATACTTTATTTAAGGATGAAGTTCGTGCACTAGGAACTGAATTAGGAATTCCTGATGAAATTGTTTGGAGACAACCATTCCCTGGTCCTGGCCTAGGAATCCGTGTTTTAGGTGCTATTTCTGAGGATAAGTTGGAAATCGTCCGAGAATCGGATGCGATTTTACGTGAAGAGGTAAAAAATGCTGGACTGGAAAGAGATATTTGGCAATACTTTACTGTGCTTCCTGACATCCGTAGTGTGGGAGTCATGGGAGATGCTCGTACGTATGATTACACAATTGGCATTCGTGCTGTGACTTCTATTGACGGGATGACTTCTGATTGGGCTCGTATTCCTTGGGATGTGCTTGAAAAAATCTCAACACGGATTGTCAATGAAGTGAGCCATGTCAATCGTGTAGTCTATGATATTACAAGTAAGCCACCTGCAACAATTGAGTGGGAATAA